In the Pectinatus sottacetonis genome, ATAAAATCCGTAACCATGCCGCTTCCTAGAGGACCTGGACGATATAAAGCTACAAGTGGTATTAAATCAGAAAAATTCTGGGGCTGAAGATCCTTTACTAAAGTTGTCATGCCTGATGATTCCATCTGGAAAACACCACAGGTATCTCCCCGGCAAAGCATTTTTGCTGTTTCTTCATCGTCCAGTGGAATATGACTTATATCTATTTTCTTTCCAGTATTATCTTCTACATTTTTTATAGCATCGCTTATAACAGTCAGTGTCCGTAATCCCAGAAAATCCATTTTCAGCAGACCTAACTCTTCAACATAGTCCTTATCATACTGTGTTACTAAAGTTCCTTCTGACATCTGAACAGGTAGATAATCTGTCAACGGCTGCCGAGCAATAACTATTCCAGCCGCATGTGTAGAGGAATGGCGAGGCATTCCTTCGATATCCCTGGCAAAATCAACCATTCGGTGCATAGTTGCATCAGTATCGTATACTTTACGGAATTCTTTAGATTCTTTCAATGCTTTATCCAAAGTCATCCCTAATTCCGTTGGTACCATTTTGGCCACTTTGTCGACTTCATTATAGGGAATATCCATAACACGCCCGACATCTCTTATCGCTCCACGGGCAGCCATTGTTCCAAAGGTTATTATCTGTCCTACATGATCATTGCCATAACGTCTTTTTACATATTCAATTACTTCCTCCCGCCTTATATAGCAAAAATCAATATCAATATCAGGCATTGTAACACGTTCTGGATTTAAAAAACGTTCAAAAAGCAGATCATATTTTAATGGATCTATATCAGTTATCCTCAGCAGAAATGCTACGATACTCCCAGCAGCAGAGCCTCGTCCCGGACCAACTACTATATTATTATTGCGAGCAAAATTAATAAAATCCCATACAATCAGAAAATAACTGTCATATCCCATTTTATTTATTATTCCCAACTCATATTCCAGTCGATCCCGTACTGATTTAGTAACAACTTGATATCTTTTAGGTAAATTTTCTTCACATAATTTTCTTAAATATTCCTTATCCGTAATGCCTTCTGGTAAAGGGAAATATGGTAAATGCAAATGACCAAATTCAAAATCAACATTACATCTTTCAGCAATTTTCAGAGAATTACTTATAGCTTCCGGCGTCGCAGAAAACAGCATTTTCATTTCTTTCGGCGTTTTAAGATAATATTCATCACTGGAAAATTTCATTCTATCAGCATCATTGAGTGTCTTACCAGTTTGTATACATAATAATACATCATGGAATTCACTATCCGTTTTATTTAAATAATGGATGTCATTTGTGGCAACTAATCCCAAATCATATTTTTTTGCCAAATTTACTAAATTATCATTTACTTTTGCTTCCTCCGGCAGCCCATGATTCTGCATTTCCAAAAAGAAATTGTCTTTGCCAAAAATAGCTACATATTCCTGCAGTATTTTCTCTGCTTCGGCAATATCTTTATATAAAATCGCATGAGGCAGCTCTCCGGCTATACAGGCGCTGAGTGCAATTATTCCCTCATGATACTTATGTAAAAGCTCCTTATCAATACGTGGCTTATAATACATTCCTTCAATATTTGCCAATGAAACAAGTTTTACCAAATTTCTATAGCCAGTTGAATTTTCTGCTAACAGGATAAGATGATAATACCTCACTCCATCTACCTCAAATGCTTCATGTCTGTCCCGTGGCGCTACATAAACTTCACACCCTATAACAGGTTTTATCCCTGCTTTTTTTGCTTCTTTATAAAACTCCACTGCTCCGTACATATTACCATGATCTGTTATGGCAATCGCTGGCATACCCATATCCTTAGCAGCTGCAACTAATTTTTTTACTCTGGCTGCCCCATCAAGCAGACTATATTCAGTA is a window encoding:
- a CDS encoding DNA polymerase III subunit alpha; the protein is MQEIKNQEQFVHLHVHTEYSLLDGAARVKKLVAAAKDMGMPAIAITDHGNMYGAVEFYKEAKKAGIKPVIGCEVYVAPRDRHEAFEVDGVRYYHLILLAENSTGYRNLVKLVSLANIEGMYYKPRIDKELLHKYHEGIIALSACIAGELPHAILYKDIAEAEKILQEYVAIFGKDNFFLEMQNHGLPEEAKVNDNLVNLAKKYDLGLVATNDIHYLNKTDSEFHDVLLCIQTGKTLNDADRMKFSSDEYYLKTPKEMKMLFSATPEAISNSLKIAERCNVDFEFGHLHLPYFPLPEGITDKEYLRKLCEENLPKRYQVVTKSVRDRLEYELGIINKMGYDSYFLIVWDFINFARNNNIVVGPGRGSAAGSIVAFLLRITDIDPLKYDLLFERFLNPERVTMPDIDIDFCYIRREEVIEYVKRRYGNDHVGQIITFGTMAARGAIRDVGRVMDIPYNEVDKVAKMVPTELGMTLDKALKESKEFRKVYDTDATMHRMVDFARDIEGMPRHSSTHAAGIVIARQPLTDYLPVQMSEGTLVTQYDKDYVEELGLLKMDFLGLRTLTVISDAIKNVEDNTGKKIDISHIPLDDEETAKMLCRGDTCGVFQMESSGMTTLVKDLQPQNFSDLIPLVALYRPGPLGSGMVTDFINGRHGKKKVKYMHPLLEPILKETFGVVLYQEQVMQIVQVLAGFTLGQADILRRAMGKKKHAVLIAQKENFLAGTKKNGIDKQLAEKIFDLLINFADYGFNKSHSAAYALVAYQTAYLKAHYPHEYMAAMLTSFMTNADKIKTYIEHCQHMGIKILPPDINLSGAAFTADPEKGGIRFGLAAIKNVGESAMKTIIEVRQQDGPFKSLVDFCSRVDSKIVTKRVLEYLIRSGAFDSFGNKRSQLLAVSEQVIETALIKQKDINSGQMSLFGEESIEQETIKLPDIPELSTMERLNSEKEITGFYITGHPLDIYRDKLKHIKSLSQLTEEKLKDSSYVKTAGVITGLKKMNTRKGDTMCVLQMEDFTQTVEVVAFPNIFYEAVNVLVPESAIVVSGKINLLDNGFKIIARQIKSLADYRETYWIQINAMQEKPESLKKLKSILKKYHGDHIVCFYFIAGNKKIKAQEQYWIDGSEAALDSIAALLGENSIKIT